The following are from one region of the Actinoplanes sp. L3-i22 genome:
- the pilM gene encoding type IV pilus assembly protein PilM — MAGATPIGLDIGSSSIRAVEVRRTRDDYTLINFGQIPLDPGAVHGGVVQDPLAVTHALKQLWAASRFGTKRVSLGVTNPQLVVREMSIANLPSGQMRQALPFQVKDALPLAVERSLLDFYPLEQPGDNPTVRGLLIAMPKDAVVELVHAVEKAGLHVTGVDLASFALLRAASRLDTQVEAIVDIGADITSVVVHADGEPLFVRTLPRGGAEITDSIATRLGIPAAQAEELKCRYGLHGDGTPDSVAALTDAVRPLASELRSSFTYLASGERQKQVTRLALCGGGALMPGLAEHLQEQLGGIAVMYADSTSRLRDTRRARERGFDSFVPSAAVSIGLTLGGSR, encoded by the coding sequence ATGGCAGGCGCAACACCGATCGGGCTGGACATCGGCTCATCCTCGATCCGGGCGGTCGAGGTCCGCCGCACCCGGGACGACTACACCCTGATCAACTTCGGCCAGATCCCGCTCGACCCGGGCGCGGTGCACGGCGGCGTGGTGCAGGACCCGCTCGCCGTCACGCACGCGCTCAAGCAGCTCTGGGCCGCCTCCCGGTTCGGCACCAAGCGGGTCAGCCTCGGGGTGACCAACCCGCAGCTGGTGGTCCGCGAGATGTCGATCGCGAACCTGCCCTCCGGACAGATGCGCCAGGCCCTGCCGTTCCAGGTCAAGGACGCGCTCCCGCTCGCGGTCGAGCGCTCGCTGCTGGACTTCTACCCGCTGGAGCAGCCCGGCGACAACCCGACCGTGCGTGGCCTGCTGATCGCCATGCCCAAGGACGCGGTGGTCGAGCTGGTGCACGCGGTGGAGAAGGCCGGCCTGCACGTGACCGGCGTCGACCTGGCCTCGTTCGCCCTGCTGCGGGCCGCCTCCCGGCTGGACACCCAGGTCGAGGCGATCGTCGACATCGGCGCGGACATCACCAGCGTGGTGGTGCACGCGGACGGCGAGCCGCTGTTCGTCCGGACCCTGCCGCGCGGCGGCGCCGAGATCACCGACAGCATCGCCACCCGCCTCGGGATCCCGGCCGCCCAGGCCGAGGAGCTCAAGTGCCGGTACGGCCTGCACGGCGACGGCACCCCGGACAGCGTCGCCGCGCTCACCGACGCGGTCCGCCCGCTCGCCAGCGAGCTGCGCAGCTCGTTCACCTACCTGGCCTCCGGCGAGCGGCAGAAGCAGGTCACCCGGCTGGCCCTGTGCGGCGGCGGGGCGCTCATGCCCGGTCTCGCCGAGCACCTGCAGGAGCAGCTCGGCGGCATCGCGGTGATGTACGCGGACAGCACCTCCCGCCTGCGCGACACCCGCCGGGCGCGGGAGCGCGGGTTCGACAGCTTCGTCCCGTCGGCGGCCGTCTCGATCGGCCTCACCCTCG
- a CDS encoding A24 family peptidase encodes MPLIPLLVVVGILGLAVGSFLNVVIYRVPRDESLVSPGSHCPNCGHAVRNRHNVPVLGWLLLRGRCADCATPISARYPLVEAGTAALFVAVAARFGWSWALPGYLYLAAVAIALAMIDLDVMRLPNKIVLPSYAVAAALLVPAALLAGDPGALLRGAVAAILLYLVYRVLGAFGMGGGDVKLAPLLGFYLGWLGWGAVAVGAFSGFLLGGVAGAILLLTRAAGRKSRIPFGPYMLAGALLAVFAAAPIADWYANLLTPIA; translated from the coding sequence ATGCCGCTGATCCCGTTGCTCGTCGTCGTCGGAATTCTCGGCCTCGCGGTGGGCTCCTTCCTGAACGTGGTGATCTACCGGGTCCCCCGCGACGAGTCGCTGGTCTCGCCCGGCTCGCACTGCCCGAACTGCGGCCACGCGGTGCGCAACCGGCACAACGTCCCGGTGCTCGGCTGGCTGCTGCTGCGCGGCCGGTGCGCCGACTGCGCCACCCCGATCAGCGCCCGCTACCCGCTCGTCGAGGCCGGCACCGCCGCCCTGTTCGTCGCGGTGGCCGCGCGCTTCGGCTGGTCCTGGGCCCTGCCCGGCTACCTCTACCTGGCCGCGGTCGCGATCGCGCTGGCGATGATCGACCTGGACGTGATGCGGCTGCCCAACAAGATCGTGCTGCCGTCGTACGCGGTGGCCGCCGCCCTGCTGGTCCCGGCCGCCCTGCTCGCCGGCGACCCGGGCGCCCTGCTCCGGGGCGCGGTCGCGGCGATCCTGCTCTACCTGGTCTACCGGGTGCTCGGCGCGTTCGGCATGGGTGGCGGCGACGTCAAGCTCGCCCCGCTGCTCGGCTTCTACCTCGGCTGGCTCGGCTGGGGCGCGGTGGCGGTCGGCGCGTTCTCCGGGTTCCTGCTCGGTGGCGTGGCCGGGGCGATCCTGCTGCTCACCCGGGCCGCCGGGCGCAAGAGCCGGATCCCGTTCGGGCCGTACATGCTGGCCGGCGCGTTGCTGGCGGTGTTCGCGGCGGCGCCGATCGCCGATTGGTACGCCAACCTGCTCACCCCGATCGCGTAA
- a CDS encoding prepilin-type N-terminal cleavage/methylation domain-containing protein: MQNVIDRLAVKRADLLAKKDDEGFTLIELLVVVVIIGVLVAIAVPVYLNYRQGAADKSAQSDVRGAISAVEQFYTSNNNTYPASASADGTVASLALPGISGGTAGTITLSDKTKLTYINNADGTYKLCASNGGGSGKTYRYLSASGGSVQAVSGISLTTCA; this comes from the coding sequence ATGCAGAACGTCATCGACCGTCTGGCCGTCAAGCGCGCCGACCTCCTCGCCAAGAAGGACGACGAGGGCTTCACCCTCATCGAGCTCCTGGTCGTGGTCGTCATCATCGGCGTCCTGGTCGCGATCGCCGTGCCGGTCTACCTGAACTACCGCCAGGGCGCGGCCGACAAGTCGGCGCAGTCCGACGTCCGCGGCGCGATCAGCGCGGTGGAGCAGTTCTACACCAGCAACAACAACACGTACCCGGCCAGCGCGTCGGCTGACGGCACCGTCGCCTCGCTCGCCCTCCCGGGGATCTCCGGCGGCACCGCCGGCACCATCACGCTCTCCGACAAGACCAAGCTCACCTACATCAACAACGCGGACGGCACCTACAAGCTCTGCGCGTCCAACGGCGGCGGCAGCGGCAAGACCTACCGCTACCTCTCCGCGAGCGGCGGCTCGGTCCAGGCGGTCAGCGGCATCAGCCTCACCACCTGCGCCTGA
- a CDS encoding type II secretion system F family protein, with product MSANKTFMYNTIDARGKKSKGTIEAPNEAAATHMLRQRGEVPLGLTEAGQGLQRELKIPGLGNRVKLKDLAVFARQFATMTASGMSLLRSLSIMEEQTSAPALKRALGEVRTDVAAGGGLSTSMAKHDRVFPRLMIAMIRAGETGGMIDRALEQIAESLEKDTALRGKIKGALTYPAIVLGFTFVLIAAMLIFIVPIFEQMFKSLGGQLPAITQFLVTTSHNMWWGGPLVLGTGIATTVVYKRRLRTSADFRLRVDRIKLGLPVFGQLLQKLAMSRFSRNLGLLLNVGVPVMQALAVVGETTGNEVINLAMKDIGATVRDGQPMSTAMRNHKVFPEMVNQMIEVGEESGQISQMLDKVADFYDREVDSAAESLAASIEPIMVLLMGAVVGGMVICLYMPMFSIYQNIQSN from the coding sequence ATGTCCGCCAACAAGACGTTCATGTACAACACCATCGACGCCCGGGGGAAGAAGTCCAAGGGGACCATCGAGGCCCCCAACGAGGCGGCGGCCACCCACATGCTGCGGCAGCGTGGCGAGGTGCCGCTGGGGCTCACCGAGGCCGGGCAGGGTCTGCAGCGCGAGCTGAAGATCCCCGGGCTGGGCAACCGGGTCAAGCTCAAGGACCTGGCGGTCTTCGCCCGGCAGTTCGCCACGATGACCGCTTCCGGCATGTCGCTGCTGCGCTCGCTGTCGATCATGGAGGAGCAGACCTCGGCGCCGGCGCTCAAGCGGGCGCTCGGCGAGGTCCGCACCGACGTGGCCGCCGGTGGTGGGCTCTCCACGTCGATGGCCAAGCACGACCGGGTCTTCCCGCGCCTGATGATCGCGATGATCCGGGCCGGCGAGACCGGCGGCATGATCGACCGGGCGCTGGAGCAGATCGCCGAGAGCCTGGAGAAGGACACCGCGCTACGCGGCAAGATCAAGGGTGCGCTGACCTACCCGGCGATCGTGCTGGGCTTCACGTTCGTACTGATCGCAGCGATGTTGATCTTTATCGTTCCGATCTTCGAGCAGATGTTCAAGAGCCTCGGCGGGCAGCTCCCGGCGATCACCCAGTTCCTCGTCACGACCAGCCACAACATGTGGTGGGGCGGGCCACTGGTACTGGGCACCGGGATCGCCACCACGGTCGTCTACAAGCGCCGGCTGCGCACCAGCGCGGACTTCCGCCTGCGGGTCGACCGGATCAAGCTCGGCCTGCCGGTCTTCGGCCAGCTGTTGCAGAAACTGGCGATGAGCCGGTTCTCCCGCAACCTCGGCCTGCTGCTGAACGTCGGCGTGCCGGTGATGCAGGCGCTCGCGGTGGTCGGCGAGACCACCGGCAACGAGGTGATCAACCTCGCCATGAAGGACATCGGCGCGACCGTCCGGGACGGCCAGCCGATGTCCACGGCGATGCGCAACCACAAGGTTTTCCCCGAGATGGTCAACCAGATGATCGAGGTCGGGGAAGAGAGCGGTCAGATCAGTCAGATGCTCGACAAGGTTGCCGACTTCTACGACAGAGAAGTCGACTCCGCCGCCGAGTCCCTGGCCGCGTCGATCGAACCGATCATGGTGCTGCTGATGGGCGCGGTGGTCGGCGGCATGGTCATCTGTCTCTACATGCCGATGTTCAGCATTTACCAGAACATCCAGTCGAACTGA
- a CDS encoding type IV pilus twitching motility protein PilT encodes MDTIEHEAMQAESAGTADDLAVLDQLLITLVESRGSDLHLTVGSPPMMRVDGSLRPVPGYGKLNASDTELLARAAVTPMQWETFQREQEMDFAHSIVGVSRYRGNLYRQRTSCGAVFRAIPHKIKPLDELGMPESVGRFAHLPRGLVLVTGPTGSGKTTTLASLLDLANRSRADHIITIEDPIEFLHPHKRSIVNQREVGSDTETFASALKHALRQDPDIILVGELRDLTTTATALTAAETGHLVMATLHTQSATQTIDRVIDIFPPHQQLQIRAQLAASLQGVITQALAPRADGKGRAVICEILSATPAIRSLIREGKSHQIPSFMQAGGNEGMLAFDQHLAEKVREGAITMQTALEISHSPEELKRLVGRS; translated from the coding sequence ATGGACACGATCGAGCACGAGGCGATGCAGGCGGAGTCCGCCGGTACCGCGGACGACCTCGCCGTGCTCGACCAGTTGCTGATCACGCTGGTCGAGTCGCGCGGCTCGGACCTGCACCTCACGGTGGGTTCGCCGCCGATGATGCGGGTGGACGGCTCGCTGCGCCCGGTTCCCGGGTACGGCAAGCTCAACGCCTCGGACACCGAGTTGCTGGCCCGCGCCGCGGTCACGCCGATGCAGTGGGAGACGTTCCAGCGCGAGCAGGAGATGGACTTCGCGCACAGCATCGTCGGCGTCTCCCGGTACCGCGGCAACCTGTACCGCCAGCGCACCTCGTGCGGCGCGGTCTTCCGGGCCATCCCGCACAAGATCAAGCCGCTGGACGAGCTGGGCATGCCGGAGTCGGTGGGCCGCTTCGCCCATCTGCCCCGTGGCCTGGTGCTGGTGACCGGCCCGACCGGGTCCGGCAAGACCACCACGCTGGCCTCCCTGCTCGACCTGGCCAACCGCAGCCGCGCCGACCACATCATCACCATCGAGGACCCGATCGAGTTCCTCCACCCGCACAAGCGCAGCATCGTGAACCAGCGCGAGGTCGGCTCGGACACCGAGACGTTCGCCAGCGCGCTGAAGCACGCGCTGCGGCAGGACCCGGACATCATCCTGGTCGGTGAGCTGCGGGACCTGACCACCACGGCGACGGCGCTGACCGCCGCCGAGACCGGTCACCTGGTGATGGCGACGCTGCACACGCAGAGCGCCACCCAGACCATCGACCGGGTCATCGACATCTTCCCGCCGCACCAGCAGTTGCAGATCCGCGCGCAGCTCGCGGCCAGTCTCCAGGGCGTGATCACCCAGGCGCTGGCCCCGCGTGCGGACGGCAAGGGCCGGGCGGTGATCTGCGAGATCCTGAGCGCGACGCCGGCCATCCGGAGCCTGATCCGGGAGGGCAAGTCGCACCAGATCCCGTCCTTCATGCAGGCCGGTGGCAACGAGGGCATGCTCGCCTTCGACCAGCACCTGGCCGAGAAGGTGCGGGAGGGCGCGATCACCATGCAGACCGCCCTGGAGATCAGCCACTCGCCGGAGGAACTCAAGCGGCTCGTCGGGCGGAGCTGA
- a CDS encoding GspE/PulE family protein produces the protein MDQTFRPLLDALKQIGVDAHAIDAAAEEALRSGRPVRAVLINDQVVTEEQLTQAAAAAFGINTLDLVGFTPDPTALKRIPLPVVLRHRVLGLAINDGELVVGVTDPADVVALDDVRAATGMTVRPVVVARSEVRRIIEKLQREDSDLGDLADAAAESTGMTAQQTSTEDAPIVRYVNSLIEQAVMNRASDLHLEPTEDDMRVRYRIDGVLHEVDIVPKGVMAALTSRIKIMSGVDITEKRVPQNGRITAMIRDRSVDLRTATLPTVWGEKIVLRVLDTGGIDLDIRKLGFTEHNLSRFEGSFTKPHGMVLVTGPTGSGKSTTLYATLGRISKPEVNVITIEDPVEYRLRGVNQVQVNVKAGLTFAAVLPAILRSDPDVVLIGEIRDGTTAQIAVEAALTGHLLLSTLHTNDAPGAVTRLTEMGIEPFLVGSSLDCVLAQRLARRLCDWCKEAYAPTEEEIYAARWPLEDLAFPHVLYRPVGCRNCANTGYKGRIALHEVMPISPEIESLTIRRAPAGEIRDVAVAQGMYDLRADGLAKASGGLTSVREVSRVAV, from the coding sequence ATGGACCAAACCTTCCGTCCGCTGCTCGATGCTCTGAAGCAGATCGGCGTCGACGCGCATGCGATCGACGCGGCTGCCGAAGAGGCATTGCGCAGCGGTCGCCCGGTCCGTGCCGTCCTGATCAACGACCAGGTCGTCACCGAGGAGCAGCTGACCCAGGCGGCCGCCGCGGCGTTCGGCATCAACACGCTCGACCTGGTCGGCTTCACCCCGGACCCGACCGCGCTCAAGCGGATCCCGCTGCCGGTGGTGCTCCGGCACCGGGTGCTCGGCCTGGCGATCAACGACGGCGAGCTGGTGGTCGGCGTGACCGACCCGGCCGACGTGGTGGCGCTGGACGACGTCCGGGCCGCGACCGGCATGACGGTCCGCCCGGTGGTGGTGGCCCGCAGCGAGGTCCGCCGGATCATCGAGAAGCTGCAGCGGGAGGACAGCGACCTCGGCGACCTGGCCGACGCCGCGGCCGAGTCGACCGGCATGACCGCGCAGCAGACCAGCACCGAGGACGCCCCGATCGTCCGGTACGTGAACAGCCTGATCGAGCAGGCCGTCATGAACCGCGCGTCCGACCTGCACCTGGAGCCGACCGAGGACGACATGCGGGTGCGGTACCGGATCGACGGCGTGCTGCACGAGGTGGACATCGTGCCGAAGGGCGTGATGGCCGCGCTGACCTCGCGCATCAAGATCATGTCGGGCGTCGACATCACCGAGAAGCGGGTGCCGCAGAACGGCCGGATCACCGCGATGATCCGGGACCGGAGCGTCGACCTGCGGACCGCCACGCTGCCCACGGTGTGGGGCGAGAAGATCGTGCTCCGGGTCCTGGACACCGGCGGCATCGACCTGGACATCCGGAAACTCGGGTTCACCGAGCACAACCTGAGCCGGTTCGAGGGGTCGTTCACCAAGCCGCACGGGATGGTGCTGGTCACCGGCCCGACCGGCTCCGGCAAGTCGACCACGCTCTACGCCACGCTCGGCCGGATCAGCAAGCCCGAGGTCAACGTGATCACCATCGAGGACCCGGTCGAGTACCGCCTGCGCGGGGTCAACCAGGTGCAGGTGAACGTGAAGGCCGGGCTGACCTTCGCGGCGGTGCTGCCGGCCATCCTGCGGTCCGACCCGGACGTGGTGCTGATCGGTGAGATCCGGGACGGCACCACCGCGCAGATCGCCGTCGAGGCGGCGCTCACCGGTCACCTGCTGCTCTCCACGCTGCACACCAACGACGCGCCCGGCGCGGTCACCCGGCTCACCGAGATGGGCATCGAGCCGTTCCTGGTCGGCTCGTCGCTGGACTGCGTGCTGGCCCAGCGGCTGGCGCGGCGGCTGTGCGACTGGTGCAAGGAGGCGTACGCGCCGACCGAGGAGGAGATCTACGCGGCCCGCTGGCCGCTGGAGGACCTGGCCTTCCCGCACGTGCTGTACCGGCCGGTGGGCTGCCGCAACTGCGCGAACACCGGGTACAAGGGCCGGATCGCGCTGCACGAGGTGATGCCGATCAGCCCGGAGATCGAGTCACTGACCATCCGGCGCGCTCCGGCCGGCGAGATCCGGGACGTCGCGGTGGCCCAGGGGATGTACGACCTGCGCGCCGACGGCCTGGCCAAAGCGTCCGGCGGACTGACCTCGGTACGCGAGGTCTCCCGAGTCGCGGTGTGA
- a CDS encoding GlxA family transcriptional regulator, producing MRKNQAMPHVLAVLVLDDVVGFDLGVPPQVFRAARRSDTDHLYDVRVCGPGPVHSSAGFTVVPDHGLDTLAVADTVVIPGIHGTGPMTDGTLDPVIREALLAAAARGARMVSICTGASVLAAAGLLDGRPAASHWGWEPRLRRLYPGVNWDFDVLFVDDGDVLTSAGVGAGVDLCLHIIRSDHGSEAANRAARRCVVPPWRDGGQAQYIERPVPAAAGSGTEPTRAWVLDRLSEPVTLEEMAAHARMSVRTFTRHFRDETGSSPRQWLLRQRVEHARLLLESTDLGVDVVARRAGLGSATALRQHLHATIGVAPSAYRRTFRHAS from the coding sequence ATGCGCAAGAATCAGGCCATGCCCCATGTGCTCGCGGTCCTGGTCCTGGACGATGTGGTCGGCTTCGATCTGGGCGTGCCGCCGCAGGTGTTCCGGGCCGCCCGCCGCTCCGACACCGATCACCTCTACGACGTGCGGGTCTGTGGCCCGGGCCCGGTGCACAGCTCGGCCGGCTTCACCGTCGTGCCGGATCACGGCCTGGACACCCTGGCCGTGGCCGACACCGTGGTGATCCCCGGCATCCACGGCACCGGGCCGATGACCGACGGCACCCTCGATCCGGTCATCCGGGAGGCGCTGCTCGCGGCGGCCGCGCGCGGCGCCCGGATGGTGTCGATCTGCACCGGGGCCTCGGTGCTGGCCGCCGCCGGCCTGCTCGACGGCCGTCCGGCGGCGAGTCACTGGGGCTGGGAGCCGCGTCTGCGCCGGCTCTACCCCGGCGTCAACTGGGACTTCGACGTGCTCTTCGTCGACGACGGGGACGTGCTGACCTCGGCCGGGGTCGGCGCCGGGGTGGATCTCTGCCTGCACATCATCCGCTCCGACCACGGCTCCGAGGCGGCGAACCGGGCGGCCCGGCGCTGCGTGGTGCCGCCGTGGCGGGACGGCGGGCAGGCGCAGTACATCGAGCGCCCGGTGCCGGCCGCCGCGGGCAGCGGCACCGAGCCGACCCGGGCCTGGGTGCTGGACCGGCTGAGCGAGCCGGTCACCCTGGAGGAGATGGCCGCGCACGCCCGGATGAGCGTGCGCACGTTCACCCGGCATTTCCGCGACGAGACCGGCTCCAGCCCGCGGCAATGGCTGCTGCGCCAGCGGGTCGAGCACGCCCGCCTGCTGCTGGAGTCGACCGACCTCGGGGTGGACGTGGTGGCCCGCCGCGCGGGGCTGGGCAGCGCCACCGCGCTCCGGCAGCACCTGCACGCGACCATCGGGGTCGCCCCGTCCGCTTACCGCCGCACCTTCCGCCACGCGTCCTAG
- a CDS encoding MFS transporter, producing MVKARLHPAWSVAAVAFIALIGAAGFRSTPSVMLQPLHDEFGWSLGTISAAVSVNLLLYGLTAPFAAALMAKFGIRRVAAAALGLVALGSGLTVFMTASWQLMLCWGVLVGLGTGSLALGFVATITGRWFVKHRGLVTGVLTAGGATGNLIFLPVLSRITEAHGWRTAALIVTTIALLVVPLILWRLRDHPQDLGVTALGGVTDPPAKPTGNAARTALVALRDAARTRAFWLLAGGFAICGATTNGLVGTHFIPAAHDHGMPNTTAASLLALVGAFDIVGTIASGWLTDRVDSRILLGGYYALRGLSLLVLPSILAATAHPSMLVFILFYGLDWVATVPPTVTLCREYFGAAGPVVFGWVFASHQFGAAIAATAAGLVRDQLGAYTWAWYGAGALAILASLLSLMLFAGKHLKPIAPGLGLAVPAKA from the coding sequence ATTGTGAAAGCACGCCTCCACCCCGCCTGGTCGGTCGCCGCCGTCGCGTTCATCGCCCTGATCGGCGCGGCCGGCTTCCGTTCCACCCCGTCCGTCATGCTCCAGCCACTGCACGACGAGTTCGGCTGGTCGCTCGGCACGATCTCCGCCGCCGTCTCGGTCAACCTGCTGCTCTACGGCCTGACCGCCCCGTTCGCCGCGGCGCTGATGGCCAAGTTCGGCATCCGCCGGGTGGCCGCCGCCGCGCTCGGCCTGGTCGCGCTCGGCTCCGGCCTGACCGTGTTCATGACCGCCAGCTGGCAGCTGATGCTCTGCTGGGGCGTCCTGGTCGGGCTCGGCACCGGCTCGCTCGCGCTCGGCTTCGTGGCGACGATCACCGGACGCTGGTTCGTCAAGCACCGCGGCCTGGTCACCGGCGTGCTCACGGCCGGCGGCGCCACCGGCAACCTGATCTTCCTGCCGGTGCTGTCCCGGATCACCGAGGCGCACGGCTGGCGCACCGCCGCGCTCATCGTGACCACGATCGCGCTCCTGGTCGTTCCGCTGATCCTCTGGCGCCTGCGGGACCACCCGCAGGATCTCGGCGTGACCGCGCTCGGCGGCGTCACCGACCCGCCGGCCAAGCCCACCGGCAATGCCGCCCGGACCGCGCTGGTCGCTCTCCGGGACGCCGCCAGGACACGGGCGTTCTGGCTGCTCGCGGGTGGTTTCGCGATCTGCGGGGCGACCACCAACGGGCTGGTCGGCACGCACTTCATCCCGGCCGCGCACGACCACGGCATGCCGAACACCACGGCCGCGAGCCTGCTCGCCCTGGTCGGCGCGTTCGACATCGTCGGCACGATCGCGTCCGGCTGGCTCACCGACCGGGTCGACAGCCGGATCCTGCTCGGTGGCTATTACGCGCTGCGCGGGCTGTCGCTGCTGGTCCTGCCGTCGATCCTGGCCGCCACCGCGCACCCGAGCATGCTGGTCTTCATCCTCTTCTACGGCCTGGACTGGGTGGCCACCGTGCCGCCCACGGTCACCCTGTGCCGGGAGTACTTCGGCGCGGCCGGCCCGGTCGTCTTCGGCTGGGTCTTCGCCTCGCACCAGTTCGGCGCGGCGATCGCGGCCACCGCCGCCGGCCTGGTCCGCGACCAGCTCGGCGCGTACACCTGGGCCTGGTACGGCGCCGGCGCGCTGGCCATCCTCGCCTCGCTGCTGAGCCTGATGCTCTTCGCCGGCAAGCACCTCAAGCCGATCGCGCCCGGCCTCGGTCTGGCGGTCCCGGCAAAAGCCTGA
- a CDS encoding STAS domain-containing protein codes for MIEEVTSLDADGTLTTVSLRGEIDVLTVEQVRLALGEAVAGRPRQIVVDMHEVAFIDSTGLGALISGFQRARDQAIAFQLARPSHNVRQILMLSGLMEVVEVTP; via the coding sequence GTGATCGAAGAAGTGACGAGCCTGGATGCCGACGGCACCCTTACCACCGTTTCGCTACGCGGCGAGATAGACGTCCTGACCGTCGAACAGGTGCGCCTGGCCCTCGGCGAGGCGGTCGCCGGCCGGCCCCGGCAGATCGTGGTCGACATGCACGAGGTCGCCTTCATCGACTCGACCGGGCTCGGCGCGCTGATCTCCGGCTTCCAGCGGGCCCGTGACCAGGCGATCGCGTTCCAGCTGGCCCGCCCCAGCCACAACGTACGCCAGATTCTGATGCTCAGCGGCCTGATGGAGGTCGTCGAGGTCACGCCCTGA